A region from the Metopolophium dirhodum isolate CAU chromosome 9, ASM1992520v1, whole genome shotgun sequence genome encodes:
- the LOC132952746 gene encoding uncharacterized protein LOC132952746, translating to MKQLVPSAAFAGLLAVQTLLVLGVLDLNGSEVRAQESPFELPVQLIGFPVIIVAVKMSNFVKKLAYALNPSTYRRKAKRDLQAVTSAAGTLSSLDVLKAQEMILKEMGPDACVYEKVCSAYAEAAALAKKDRRSGKARVDRMDWEKIISGYMETGQAKKKYYMLSVFLGDVLGSPEFCSRIVRKIKRCDVKHIYH from the exons ATGAAACAGCTCGTGCCGTCCGCCGCCTTCGCCGGTCTTCTGGCCGTCCAAACCCTGCTCGTGCTCGGCGTCCTGGACTTGAACGGGTCCGAGGTCCGGGCCCAGGAGAGCCCGTTCGAGTTGCCCGTCCAGCTCATCGGTTTCCCCGTCATCATCGTCGCCGTCAAGATGTCCAATTTCGTCAAGAAACTCGCGTACGCCCTGAACCCGA GCACCTACAGGAGAAAGGCTAAGAGGGACTTGCAAGCTGTGACGTCCGCCGCAGGAACCTTGTCGTCCTTGGACGTGCTCAAGGCCCAGGAAATGATACTGAAGGAAATGGGTCCTGACGCTTGCGTCTACGAGAAGGTGTGCTCTGCGTACGCCGAGGCGGCCGCGCTCGCCAAAAAGGATCGCCGCAGCGGTAAGGCCAGGGTGGACCGGATGGACTGGGAAAAGATTATCAG CGGATACATGGAAACCGGACAGGCCAAAAAGAAGTATTACATGCTGAGCGTGTTCCTGGGCGACGTGCTGGGTTCGCCTGAGTTCTGTTCGAGGATCGTAAGGAAAATCAAACGGTGTGACGTCAAACACATATACCACTGA